The following coding sequences are from one Parabacteroides pacaensis window:
- a CDS encoding AIR synthase related protein, whose protein sequence is MSDQRYNLRGVSASKEDVHNAIKNIDKGIFPRAFCKIIPDILGGDPEYCNIMHADGAGTKSSLAYMYWKETGDLSVWKGIAQDALIMNIDDLLCVGAVDNILVSSTIGRNKLLIPGEVISAIINGTDELLAELRTMGVNAYATGGETADVGDLVRTIIVDSTVTCRMKRADVIDNKNIRPGDVIVGMASFGKASYEKEYNGGTGSNGLTSARHDVFAKYLAEKYPESYDAAVPDELVYSGQLKLTDKIEELGIDAGKLVLSPTRTYAPVIKVLLDKLRPHIHGMIHCSGGAQTKILHFIDNLRIVKDNLFPVPSLFRIIQEQSGTEWSEMYKVFNMGHRMEVYLSPQYAAEVIDIARSFHIDAQIVGRVEASEKRELIIKSEKGSFVY, encoded by the coding sequence ATGAGTGATCAACGCTACAACCTACGCGGCGTTTCGGCATCCAAGGAAGATGTACACAACGCCATTAAGAATATAGACAAGGGGATATTTCCCCGTGCATTTTGCAAAATAATACCGGACATACTGGGGGGCGACCCGGAGTATTGCAACATCATGCATGCCGACGGAGCCGGTACGAAATCGTCTCTCGCCTACATGTACTGGAAAGAAACAGGCGACTTATCCGTATGGAAAGGAATTGCGCAGGATGCACTTATCATGAATATCGACGACTTGCTTTGTGTAGGGGCCGTAGATAATATCCTCGTTTCTTCCACCATCGGACGGAATAAACTGTTGATTCCGGGAGAAGTAATCTCCGCCATCATTAACGGAACCGACGAATTACTGGCCGAACTCCGCACAATGGGGGTAAATGCCTACGCAACCGGCGGGGAAACAGCCGATGTAGGCGACCTGGTGCGCACCATCATCGTAGACAGCACGGTTACTTGCCGTATGAAACGCGCAGATGTAATAGATAACAAAAATATACGGCCCGGCGACGTGATCGTCGGCATGGCCTCTTTCGGAAAAGCTTCGTATGAAAAAGAATATAACGGCGGTACGGGAAGCAACGGGCTGACCTCTGCCCGCCACGATGTCTTTGCCAAATACCTGGCGGAAAAATATCCTGAAAGCTATGACGCTGCGGTTCCCGATGAATTAGTCTATTCCGGACAGTTGAAGCTAACGGATAAAATAGAAGAATTAGGAATCGATGCGGGAAAACTCGTCCTTTCCCCTACCCGTACTTATGCCCCTGTGATCAAAGTGCTGTTAGATAAACTCCGTCCTCATATTCATGGGATGATCCACTGTTCCGGAGGAGCGCAAACCAAGATTCTTCATTTCATCGATAATCTACGAATTGTAAAAGACAACCTCTTCCCCGTTCCTTCCCTGTTCCGCATAATCCAAGAACAAAGCGGCACCGAGTGGAGTGAAATGTATAAAGTATTTAACATGGGCCACCGCATGGAGGTTTACTTATCGCCTCAATATGCAGCGGAAGTAATCGACATTGCCCGCTCATTCCACATAGATGCCCAAATTGTAGGGCGCGTGGAAGCTTCTGAAAAGAGAGAGCTGATTATTAAAAGCGAGAAAGGCTCGTTTGTTTATTAA
- a CDS encoding glucosaminidase domain-containing protein encodes MQPAQPARKMASYEKYIKQYSGLAVTHMHKYKIPASITLAQGLLESGAGQSQLARKSNNHFGIKCHSDWRGGKVYHDDDLRGECFRKYKKVEDSYTDHSKFLAERSRYERLFRLNIKDYKGWARGLQKCGYATDRAYANKLIKLIEDYELYRFDSAKGSKQKITPSTLKRQVYRTHNLIYVVARENDSFDQIAADMDFKVKHLIKYNEVPEDFPLQKGDIVYLEKKKTKADKPYYDHVVQVGESMHSIAQRYGIRIKSLYKLNKKDKDYVPEEGDVLKLR; translated from the coding sequence ATGCAACCGGCCCAACCGGCCCGTAAGATGGCCTCTTACGAAAAATATATCAAACAATACAGCGGGTTAGCCGTAACCCACATGCACAAATATAAAATACCCGCCAGCATAACCCTTGCGCAGGGCCTACTCGAATCCGGAGCGGGACAAAGCCAACTAGCCCGGAAAAGCAACAACCATTTCGGTATCAAGTGCCATTCCGATTGGCGCGGCGGTAAAGTGTATCACGATGACGACCTGCGGGGAGAATGTTTCCGCAAATACAAAAAGGTGGAAGATTCTTACACAGACCATTCTAAATTCCTAGCCGAACGCAGCCGGTACGAACGCTTGTTCCGTCTTAACATCAAAGATTACAAAGGCTGGGCACGCGGACTGCAAAAGTGCGGATATGCAACCGACCGTGCCTATGCAAATAAACTGATCAAATTAATTGAAGATTACGAACTATACCGCTTTGATTCGGCAAAGGGAAGCAAACAAAAAATAACCCCTTCTACGCTTAAACGGCAAGTGTACCGTACCCATAACTTGATTTACGTGGTTGCCCGGGAGAACGATTCGTTCGACCAGATTGCTGCCGACATGGACTTTAAAGTAAAACACCTGATTAAGTATAACGAAGTACCCGAAGATTTTCCTTTGCAAAAAGGCGACATCGTTTACCTGGAAAAAAAGAAAACAAAAGCCGATAAACCTTATTACGACCATGTGGTGCAAGTGGGCGAATCCATGCACAGCATAGCCCAACGGTACGGAATCCGCATAAAAAGTTTGTACAAGCTGAATAAAAAGGATAAAGACTATGTTCCCGAAGAAGGAGATGTATTAAAACTCAGATAA
- a CDS encoding KilA-N domain-containing protein, with translation MAKITVQNTQITILYFEEQDYISLTDMASAKEGDSRAADVIKNWIRSRYTIEFLGTWEVIHNPNFKVVEFDHFRMNAGLPSFVLSASEWIERTHAIGIVVKKGRYGGTYAHKDIAFEFGSAISVPFKLYLIEEFQRLKSEEQRQLGWSAKRELSKINYRIHTDAIKQNLIPSEVTPAQASIIYANEADVLNVAMFGITAKQWREANPELKGNIRDYATINELICLSNMENLNAVFIEQCMPQGERLVKLNQIAIHQMNVLESGANNDKKLLK, from the coding sequence ATGGCAAAAATTACCGTCCAAAATACACAGATTACTATCCTCTATTTTGAAGAACAGGACTATATCTCTCTTACCGACATGGCTTCTGCCAAAGAAGGAGACAGCCGGGCGGCAGATGTGATTAAGAACTGGATAAGGAGCCGTTATACTATTGAATTTCTTGGTACATGGGAAGTTATCCACAATCCTAATTTTAAAGTGGTCGAATTTGACCACTTTAGGATGAATGCGGGATTGCCGTCTTTTGTACTAAGTGCTTCCGAATGGATAGAACGTACTCATGCCATCGGTATTGTCGTTAAGAAGGGGCGTTACGGTGGAACTTACGCCCATAAGGATATTGCATTTGAGTTTGGCTCTGCAATTAGCGTTCCATTCAAACTTTACCTTATTGAGGAATTTCAGCGTTTGAAGTCCGAAGAACAGCGACAGCTTGGCTGGTCGGCAAAGCGTGAGTTGTCGAAAATCAACTACCGCATACATACCGATGCCATAAAGCAGAACTTAATACCGTCGGAGGTTACACCAGCGCAGGCAAGTATTATCTATGCCAACGAAGCCGATGTACTGAACGTAGCGATGTTCGGTATAACAGCAAAACAATGGCGGGAAGCAAACCCTGAACTTAAAGGCAACATCCGTGATTATGCTACCATCAATGAGTTGATTTGCCTTTCCAATATGGAGAACCTCAATGCCGTATTCATTGAACAGTGTATGCCACAGGGAGAGCGTCTTGTCAAACTAAACCAGATAGCTATTCATCAAATGAATGTATTGGAAAGCGGTGCCAATAACGACAAAAAGTTGCTGAAATAA
- a CDS encoding helix-turn-helix domain-containing protein has translation MELEKDTIVSPKNVHHGHNIQRIRRVKGLTQKQLGDLVHMCQQQVSYYEKEEVIEDIIIKKFAESLGVSEDFIKEMEEETPLTVYIENNTISDISDNKGNVVGIVGGENTNNTTNQNDQALYTALEQMQKLYEKGMELYESSLQSNNNLLKALQERIDILEKQQNK, from the coding sequence ATGGAATTAGAAAAAGACACAATTGTTTCTCCTAAAAATGTTCATCACGGGCACAATATTCAACGTATAAGACGAGTGAAAGGTTTAACCCAAAAACAGTTAGGAGATTTGGTACATATGTGCCAGCAACAGGTTTCCTATTACGAAAAAGAAGAAGTAATAGAAGACATCATCATCAAAAAATTTGCAGAAAGCTTAGGTGTTTCGGAAGACTTCATAAAAGAAATGGAGGAAGAAACGCCGTTGACGGTTTATATTGAGAATAATACTATTTCGGATATTTCAGATAATAAAGGGAATGTTGTTGGCATAGTAGGAGGAGAAAATACTAATAATACAACAAATCAAAACGATCAAGCCCTTTACACTGCTTTAGAACAAATGCAAAAGCTCTATGAAAAAGGCATGGAATTGTACGAAAGCAGCCTACAATCGAATAATAATCTTTTAAAAGCCCTTCAAGAAAGAATAGACATTCTTGAAAAACAACAAAACAAATAA
- a CDS encoding Gfo/Idh/MocA family protein yields the protein MELKKIIFISALFLISSLWGTSQDVIKIGIIGLDTSHSPAFIKLLNSKSPLPEHQGFKVVAAYPYGSTRIESSAKRIPEYTRTAEEYGVEIVESIPELIDKVDCVMLETNDGNMHLEQAAEVMKAGKPMFIDKPIGATLADAIAIYRLADKYNALIFSSSALRYVPKNQDLRKGVYGKVLGADCFSPAPGEPSHPDFSWYGIHGVETLFTVMGTGCKEVNRMSSEGTDVVVGLWEDGRIGTFRGCRNGRYAYGGTAFCEKKEVAVGGYEGYEVLLTQILAFFKTREVPVSEKETLEIFTFMEASNESKRQNGKIISMEKTYQKGMKEAKKLLQKKKLL from the coding sequence ATGGAACTCAAGAAGATAATATTCATTTCGGCTTTGTTTTTGATAAGTAGTTTATGGGGAACCTCCCAGGACGTGATAAAAATAGGAATAATAGGATTAGATACCTCACATTCACCTGCGTTTATTAAATTATTGAATAGTAAAAGCCCTCTTCCGGAGCACCAAGGATTTAAGGTGGTCGCAGCTTATCCGTATGGTTCCACGCGGATCGAGAGCAGTGCCAAACGGATTCCTGAATATACCCGGACAGCCGAAGAGTATGGGGTGGAAATAGTGGAATCTATTCCGGAATTGATAGATAAAGTGGATTGTGTCATGTTGGAAACGAATGACGGAAATATGCATCTGGAACAGGCTGCGGAAGTGATGAAGGCAGGAAAACCGATGTTTATCGACAAGCCTATCGGGGCTACACTTGCCGATGCAATCGCTATTTACAGATTGGCTGATAAGTATAATGCCTTGATCTTTTCGTCTTCAGCTTTGAGGTACGTGCCTAAAAACCAGGATTTGAGAAAAGGGGTATACGGCAAAGTACTGGGGGCGGACTGTTTTTCTCCGGCTCCGGGAGAACCTTCCCACCCAGATTTTTCATGGTATGGGATTCATGGAGTCGAGACTTTATTTACCGTGATGGGAACCGGTTGCAAGGAAGTAAACCGGATGTCGTCCGAAGGAACGGATGTTGTAGTGGGTTTATGGGAAGACGGACGTATCGGGACTTTCAGAGGTTGCCGGAACGGTAGGTATGCGTATGGCGGTACGGCATTTTGCGAAAAGAAAGAGGTGGCGGTAGGCGGTTATGAGGGATACGAAGTTTTGTTAACTCAAATATTGGCATTTTTTAAAACCCGTGAGGTTCCGGTTTCCGAGAAAGAAACATTAGAAATATTTACATTCATGGAGGCATCTAATGAAAGTAAACGGCAAAATGGAAAGATTATTTCTATGGAGAAAACCTACCAAAAAGGGATGAAAGAGGCTAAGAAGCTCCTTCAAAAGAAGAAACTTTTATAA
- a CDS encoding glucosamine-6-phosphate deaminase: MLFIHVNKNDMVFYKDKLVVKHYLTRQEMGWSAAQDAACRIEELLRDREYINIIFAAAPSQNDFLAALQECKIDWGRINAFHMDEYIGLPMDAPQRFGNYLKDHIFGKVPFRQVYYLGDASVPQEECMRYASLLEKFPPHIVFLGIGENGHIAFNDPHVADFADPFLVKVVDLDLTCRRQQVNDGCFPSLSEVPTHAYTLTVPALLASSYLFCIVPSRLKAQAVYHTLYGEIDEACPASILRTKENAILYLDKDSAALLNLK; this comes from the coding sequence ATGTTGTTTATTCACGTTAATAAGAATGACATGGTTTTTTATAAAGATAAATTAGTGGTGAAACACTATCTCACCCGGCAGGAAATGGGATGGAGTGCCGCACAGGATGCTGCCTGCCGGATCGAGGAATTATTACGGGACAGGGAGTATATAAACATTATATTCGCGGCAGCTCCTTCCCAGAATGATTTTTTAGCAGCCTTGCAGGAATGCAAGATCGATTGGGGAAGGATAAATGCCTTTCACATGGATGAATACATAGGTCTGCCTATGGATGCACCTCAGCGGTTTGGAAACTATTTGAAGGATCATATATTTGGAAAGGTTCCTTTCAGGCAGGTTTATTATTTAGGGGATGCCTCTGTGCCCCAGGAAGAATGTATGCGTTATGCTTCTTTGTTGGAAAAGTTTCCTCCCCATATCGTCTTTTTAGGAATAGGGGAGAACGGGCATATTGCATTTAACGACCCGCATGTGGCGGATTTTGCCGATCCTTTTCTCGTGAAAGTGGTCGATCTGGATCTTACCTGTCGCCGGCAACAAGTGAACGACGGTTGTTTTCCCTCCCTTTCCGAAGTACCTACCCATGCGTATACGCTTACCGTTCCTGCTTTATTGGCTTCTTCTTATCTGTTTTGTATCGTGCCTTCCCGGTTAAAAGCCCAGGCAGTTTATCATACTTTATACGGAGAGATCGATGAGGCATGCCCGGCTAGCATACTACGGACAAAAGAAAACGCTATTCTCTATTTAGATAAGGATAGTGCCGCATTATTGAATTTAAAATGA
- the nagA gene encoding N-acetylglucosamine-6-phosphate deacetylase encodes MRKLVINNARLLLPSQVMPQAYLVCEDGVITRYGSGSFQPDQEDTVIDAKNNWVSPGFIDIHMHGAGGHDFMDNTVEAYLEIARTVAKYGTTALLPTTLASSNEELFRTFETYKQAKLLKTKGASFLGLHLEGPYFSFEQRGAQDPKYLRNPEPDEYNRILDASEDIVRWSLAPELEGAFAFGRVLKERNILPSVAHTNAIYEEVVEAFQAGFTHVTHLYSAMSSVVRKNAYRYAGAVEAAYLIDDMTVEIIADGVHLPKPLLQFVYKFKGPDKIALCTDAMRGAGMPDGASVLGSLKNGRPVIIEDGVAKLPDRSAFAGSVATADRLVRTMIDVAEVSLPDAVKMMTLTPARIIGVADRKGSIDRGKDADIVIFDDRITVQATIVGGDVVYSR; translated from the coding sequence ATGAGAAAACTAGTAATTAACAATGCCCGTTTGCTACTCCCTTCCCAGGTAATGCCCCAGGCTTATTTGGTTTGTGAAGACGGAGTGATTACCCGGTACGGTTCCGGCTCCTTTCAGCCGGATCAAGAAGATACCGTAATAGATGCAAAGAATAACTGGGTATCCCCGGGGTTTATCGACATCCATATGCATGGAGCAGGGGGGCACGACTTTATGGATAATACCGTAGAGGCCTATCTGGAAATAGCCCGAACGGTAGCGAAATATGGTACTACCGCCTTGCTTCCTACCACGCTTGCCAGTTCGAACGAAGAACTGTTCCGGACTTTTGAAACGTACAAACAAGCCAAGCTGTTGAAAACGAAGGGAGCTTCTTTCTTAGGATTGCATTTGGAAGGTCCTTATTTTTCCTTTGAACAGCGTGGTGCGCAAGACCCTAAATATTTGCGGAATCCTGAGCCGGATGAATACAACCGGATTTTGGATGCTTCGGAAGATATTGTACGTTGGAGCCTGGCTCCGGAATTGGAAGGGGCTTTCGCCTTCGGACGGGTTCTGAAAGAAAGGAATATCTTGCCTTCCGTGGCACATACCAATGCAATTTATGAAGAAGTGGTAGAGGCTTTCCAGGCAGGTTTTACCCATGTAACTCATTTGTATTCCGCCATGTCTTCCGTGGTACGGAAGAATGCCTACCGCTATGCCGGAGCTGTGGAGGCTGCTTATTTAATAGACGATATGACGGTGGAAATTATTGCGGACGGCGTTCATTTGCCTAAACCTTTGTTGCAGTTCGTATACAAGTTTAAAGGGCCTGATAAGATTGCGTTATGTACGGATGCCATGCGTGGAGCCGGGATGCCGGATGGCGCATCTGTTTTAGGAAGTTTAAAGAACGGCCGGCCCGTTATCATAGAAGACGGGGTAGCGAAGTTGCCGGATCGTTCGGCTTTTGCCGGAAGCGTAGCTACTGCCGACCGCCTGGTTCGTACCATGATCGATGTAGCAGAGGTATCCTTGCCGGATGCTGTGAAAATGATGACGCTTACGCCTGCCCGTATTATCGGCGTGGCGGATAGGAAGGGGAGTATCGACAGAGGAAAAGATGCCGATATTGTAATTTTCGATGACCGGATTACCGTACAGGCTACGATTGTAGGCGGCGATGTTGTTTATTCACGTTAA
- a CDS encoding sugar MFS transporter: MTTAGSPQLNKRNRITAIIIVGIMFFIFGLVSWVNAILIPYFKIACELTHFESYFVTFVFYIAYLVLSVPAAGILKKVGYKRGIMYGFFCMSLGAILFIPAALSRTYEVFLSGLFIIGAGLTILQSAANPYITIVGPIESAARRISIMGICNKFAGIISPLIFAAVVLKVSDSNLFDLLEAGTLDEATKNTMLDELIRRVIPPYAVLAAFLFAFGLYVRYSVLPEINPEEENKEKVTEGNRHTSVFQFPYLVLGAIALFLHVGTQVVAIDTVIGYAGSMGIDLLEAKIFPSYVLTATIVGYILGIVFIPKYISQTNALRFCTILGLFLSLGVVLVDKDVSVFGHQGNLSIWFLCALGLPNSLVYAGIWPLSIRGLGSFTKIGSSFLVMGLCGNALISLLYGYLADRWNVREAYWLLIPCYLYLIFFAVYGYKIETWKFLKGGKNEKTSN; encoded by the coding sequence ATGACGACAGCCGGGAGCCCTCAACTTAACAAACGCAATAGGATTACTGCTATTATAATAGTAGGAATTATGTTCTTCATCTTCGGATTGGTTTCGTGGGTAAACGCAATCCTGATCCCTTATTTCAAGATCGCTTGCGAACTTACTCATTTCGAATCTTACTTTGTCACCTTCGTTTTTTACATTGCCTATCTGGTGCTTTCCGTCCCGGCAGCCGGGATTTTAAAGAAAGTAGGATATAAGCGGGGAATTATGTACGGCTTCTTTTGCATGTCACTGGGAGCTATCCTTTTTATCCCTGCCGCATTGAGCAGGACGTATGAGGTATTTCTTTCCGGATTGTTTATTATCGGGGCAGGGCTCACCATCCTCCAGTCCGCAGCCAATCCCTACATAACCATTGTGGGACCTATCGAAAGCGCAGCGCGGAGAATCAGCATCATGGGGATTTGCAATAAATTCGCAGGAATTATCTCACCGCTTATTTTTGCAGCCGTTGTATTAAAAGTATCGGATAGTAACCTTTTCGACCTGTTGGAAGCCGGAACGTTAGACGAGGCAACTAAGAATACGATGCTGGACGAACTGATCCGGCGCGTGATTCCGCCCTATGCAGTCTTGGCCGCGTTCCTTTTTGCCTTCGGACTCTATGTACGCTATTCCGTATTACCTGAAATTAATCCGGAAGAAGAGAATAAGGAAAAAGTGACGGAAGGAAACCGTCATACCTCGGTTTTTCAATTCCCTTATCTCGTATTGGGAGCGATTGCCTTGTTCCTGCACGTCGGAACTCAGGTAGTAGCCATCGATACGGTAATCGGTTATGCCGGTTCCATGGGAATAGATTTGCTGGAGGCAAAAATCTTTCCTTCCTACGTTTTAACTGCAACCATTGTCGGATATATCCTGGGGATTGTTTTTATCCCTAAGTACATAAGCCAAACGAATGCCTTGCGTTTCTGTACTATATTGGGATTGTTCCTTTCCTTGGGAGTGGTATTAGTTGATAAAGACGTATCTGTTTTCGGGCATCAGGGAAACCTGTCTATCTGGTTTTTATGTGCCTTGGGCTTACCCAATTCACTGGTATACGCCGGAATATGGCCCCTGTCCATACGCGGCTTAGGCTCCTTTACCAAAATAGGTTCTTCCTTTTTAGTGATGGGATTATGCGGAAACGCACTTATCTCTTTATTATACGGTTATTTGGCGGATCGATGGAATGTAAGGGAAGCCTATTGGCTGTTGATTCCTTGTTACCTGTACTTGATATTCTTTGCCGTGTATGGCTATAAGATAGAGACTTGGAAATTCTTAAAAGGTGGAAAAAATGAGAAAACTAGTAATTAA
- a CDS encoding Gfo/Idh/MocA family oxidoreductase, whose amino-acid sequence MITRRDFIKKATLSTAALSLGGGLSGMRAASYANIPGANDKIRVGVIGVNSRGAALAANFAKQEGCEVVRICDVDSRAMEKCIASIDKITGRRPKGEKDVRKVVESKDVDAFIIATPDHWHAPAALLAMQAGKDVYLEKPCSYAPAEGELLIQAAALYGRVLQMGNQRRSWPNVQEGIQALKDGIIGNVYFGKAWYTNNRPSIGIGKEVTVPDWLDWNLWQGPAPRVPYKDNVVHYNWHWFWRWGTGEALNNGTHMVDILRWGMDLDYPTRVCSTGGRYYYQDDWETPDTQVINLEFGNKKSITWEGRSCNSRSVEGSTVGAMFYGEKGSMLITGSDGYKIYGLDDKLIKEQNSPIAIDPRNLMNPAESLDALHITNFFDGIRKGGKLNSDIVSGHKSTLMVQLGNIAQRVGRSLDIDPMNGRIIQDPEAMKLWSRDYEPGWEMKL is encoded by the coding sequence ATGATTACAAGACGCGATTTCATTAAAAAAGCAACCTTAAGTACGGCTGCACTATCCCTGGGTGGAGGACTGTCGGGCATGCGTGCCGCAAGTTATGCCAACATACCTGGTGCCAATGATAAAATACGGGTAGGCGTGATTGGCGTAAATTCGAGAGGAGCCGCCTTGGCTGCCAATTTTGCGAAACAAGAAGGCTGTGAAGTAGTCCGGATATGCGATGTAGATTCCAGGGCCATGGAAAAGTGCATTGCTTCTATTGATAAAATAACGGGACGCCGTCCGAAAGGGGAAAAAGACGTCAGGAAAGTAGTGGAAAGTAAAGATGTAGATGCTTTTATCATTGCTACCCCCGACCATTGGCATGCCCCGGCCGCTTTACTTGCCATGCAAGCGGGCAAAGATGTATACCTGGAAAAACCCTGTAGCTATGCTCCCGCCGAGGGAGAATTACTTATCCAGGCAGCAGCTTTGTACGGGCGGGTGTTGCAGATGGGAAATCAACGCCGCTCCTGGCCGAATGTACAAGAAGGAATCCAAGCGTTGAAAGATGGTATAATAGGAAATGTTTATTTCGGCAAAGCCTGGTACACCAATAACCGGCCTTCTATCGGAATAGGCAAAGAAGTGACCGTACCCGATTGGTTGGATTGGAATTTATGGCAAGGTCCGGCTCCCCGTGTTCCTTATAAAGATAACGTGGTACATTACAATTGGCACTGGTTCTGGCGGTGGGGAACCGGGGAAGCATTGAACAACGGGACACACATGGTGGATATCCTCCGGTGGGGAATGGATCTGGATTATCCCACACGGGTATGTTCTACCGGCGGAAGATACTATTATCAGGACGACTGGGAAACCCCCGATACACAAGTCATCAACTTAGAGTTTGGAAATAAAAAATCTATTACCTGGGAAGGACGCAGTTGTAATAGCCGGTCGGTAGAAGGAAGTACGGTAGGAGCCATGTTTTACGGAGAAAAAGGAAGCATGCTGATTACCGGAAGCGATGGTTATAAAATTTATGGCTTGGACGATAAGCTGATAAAAGAACAGAATAGCCCTATCGCCATAGACCCCCGGAATTTGATGAACCCTGCCGAGAGCCTGGATGCACTTCACATTACTAATTTCTTCGACGGCATCCGCAAAGGAGGAAAACTGAATTCCGATATCGTATCCGGTCATAAAAGTACGCTGATGGTACAATTGGGAAATATTGCACAGCGAGTAGGACGTTCGTTGGATATCGACCCGATGAATGGCCGGATCATACAAGATCCCGAAGCCATGAAGCTGTGGAGCCGTGATTATGAACCGGGTTGGGAAATGAAATTGTAA
- a CDS encoding AraC family transcriptional regulator yields the protein MKRKCGSIGDEKSNIFPLSFARLLRNRELSRSIYFFIFVRMIYLKGLDDMLKVLLLTDFSSEYSRNILKGIVKYSKEQGAWSFQRMPLYYRMVYGEKGVLDWAKQWKADAIIALLSDVNIDLLNNLEIPIIVQNYRDRNKNVSNLTGDYIGTGVMAARFFINKGYRNFAYYGFKGAIWSRERREGYKAEIEKQGYNFHLFEDVSPDKEEWSYDHTSIAEWLKSLPKPIALFACDDQFALRISETCNIHNIRIPDEVAILGVDNDELLCNISDPPLSSIVVDAVNGGYRAGRLLHQLIKKEIAAPVNIEVEPIMIESRGSTNKYAVSDKHIRSVLRYIEANYANPLSVNDLVKQVPLSRRVLEKKFKEETGDTLYQYIQNYRVNQFIRLLVTTQESLFDIALQTGFDNYKNVSRVFRKYTSLSPVEYRKRYKMTMK from the coding sequence ATGAAAAGAAAATGCGGGAGTATAGGAGATGAAAAATCGAATATATTCCCGCTTTCCTTTGCCCGTTTATTAAGAAACAGAGAGTTATCCCGTTCCATTTATTTTTTTATCTTTGTCCGGATGATTTATTTAAAAGGATTGGATGATATGCTAAAAGTTCTATTGCTAACCGATTTTTCCAGTGAATACAGCCGGAATATATTGAAAGGAATCGTAAAATATTCCAAGGAACAAGGAGCCTGGTCTTTCCAGCGGATGCCCCTGTACTACCGGATGGTATACGGCGAAAAAGGAGTGTTGGATTGGGCTAAGCAGTGGAAAGCAGACGCGATTATCGCCTTGCTGAGCGATGTGAATATCGACTTGTTGAATAACCTGGAGATTCCCATTATTGTCCAGAACTACCGCGACCGGAATAAGAACGTCTCCAATTTAACCGGCGATTATATCGGAACCGGAGTAATGGCGGCCCGCTTTTTCATTAACAAAGGATACCGGAACTTTGCTTATTACGGGTTCAAAGGCGCTATCTGGTCCCGCGAAAGAAGAGAAGGATACAAAGCAGAAATAGAAAAACAAGGCTATAATTTTCATTTGTTTGAAGACGTATCTCCCGATAAGGAAGAATGGAGTTACGATCATACCAGTATTGCCGAATGGTTGAAAAGCCTCCCGAAACCTATCGCCCTTTTTGCTTGCGACGACCAGTTTGCCCTGCGTATCTCCGAAACCTGTAACATACACAATATCCGCATCCCGGACGAGGTAGCGATCCTGGGAGTAGACAACGATGAACTGTTATGTAACATCTCCGACCCTCCTTTGTCTTCTATCGTAGTAGATGCCGTAAATGGAGGTTACCGGGCGGGACGATTGTTGCATCAACTGATAAAAAAGGAAATAGCCGCCCCGGTAAACATCGAAGTAGAACCCATCATGATAGAAAGCCGCGGTTCTACTAATAAGTACGCTGTTTCTGACAAACATATCCGGAGTGTGCTCCGGTACATAGAAGCAAATTATGCCAACCCTCTTTCTGTAAATGATTTAGTGAAACAAGTCCCTCTTTCCCGAAGGGTATTAGAGAAAAAGTTCAAAGAAGAAACCGGCGATACCTTATACCAATATATACAAAACTACCGGGTCAATCAATTTATACGTCTACTTGTCACCACGCAAGAATCGCTGTTCGACATCGCCCTCCAAACCGGATTCGATAATTATAAGAATGTATCCCGCGTCTTTAGGAAATACACTTCTTTGTCTCCGGTAGAATATCGCAAACGTTATAAGATGACTATGAAATAA
- a CDS encoding winged helix-turn-helix domain-containing protein, with translation MEKVRIGENAGKVWHALNEVGEISLQELGRKLNLSFEDVALAVGWLARENKVFIQKKKDILVISNENRYNPYFG, from the coding sequence ATGGAAAAAGTACGAATCGGAGAAAACGCAGGGAAAGTATGGCATGCCCTGAATGAAGTAGGAGAGATCTCCCTTCAAGAATTAGGGCGAAAATTAAACTTATCTTTTGAAGATGTTGCCCTTGCAGTAGGATGGTTGGCCAGAGAAAATAAAGTCTTTATTCAGAAGAAAAAAGATATATTGGTAATTAGCAATGAAAACAGGTACAATCCCTATTTCGGATAA